The following proteins come from a genomic window of Anaerobutyricum hallii:
- a CDS encoding response regulator transcription factor: MYNVLIVDDDTLMRDTLRAMISRFKNFQIIGEAASGSEAVSICRHYPVHLIFMDIIMPGITGIEASKKIKEVSPQTEICILSAYSDFHFAKEAMELHIKKYFSKPVSILDVNHYLENFSLSSFESICPHLSLALELMNSQNFSKTYTGLSDIINKIYSNQDTNIESLKKTFIEIGQGLLDSLEYANPQNEVTDLFPLPDTWLINQEIMKIWLFKIADYIYQQKSIRRYSILEGVFLFIEQHIKEKISLVQITEGSMISQGYLSRIFRDQFGISMMEYIRLRKIQMVKINFIFTTHNTSDVAFMLGFNESSYLQKVFQKVEGISIQEFKKRLK, translated from the coding sequence ATGTATAATGTATTAATTGTAGATGATGACACATTAATGAGAGATACGTTACGTGCTATGATTTCACGTTTTAAAAATTTTCAGATCATAGGAGAAGCAGCTAGTGGCTCTGAGGCTGTCTCTATCTGCCGCCATTATCCTGTACATCTGATTTTTATGGATATTATCATGCCCGGAATTACGGGGATCGAAGCCAGTAAAAAAATAAAAGAAGTTTCTCCACAAACAGAAATATGCATTCTTTCTGCTTATTCGGATTTTCACTTTGCTAAAGAAGCAATGGAACTGCATATAAAGAAATACTTTTCCAAACCAGTATCCATTCTTGATGTCAATCATTATTTAGAAAATTTTTCCCTTTCTTCTTTTGAAAGTATCTGTCCGCATCTCTCTCTAGCTTTAGAATTGATGAATTCTCAGAATTTTTCAAAAACTTATACTGGACTTTCTGATATTATCAACAAGATTTATTCCAATCAGGATACAAACATCGAATCCCTGAAAAAAACTTTTATCGAAATCGGACAGGGACTCTTAGACTCTCTTGAATATGCCAACCCACAAAATGAAGTCACCGATTTATTTCCTTTACCTGATACCTGGCTTATTAATCAGGAAATTATGAAAATATGGCTTTTTAAGATAGCAGATTATATTTATCAGCAAAAGAGTATACGGCGTTACAGTATTCTAGAAGGCGTCTTCCTTTTTATCGAACAACATATTAAAGAAAAAATCTCTTTAGTACAGATTACAGAAGGCAGTATGATAAGCCAGGGATATCTTAGCCGTATTTTTCGTGATCAGTTTGGCATTAGTATGATGGAGTATATCCGTCTTCGTAAAATTCAAATGGTTAAGATCAACTTTATTTTTACTACTCATAATACCTCCGATGTGGCTTTCATGCTCGGCTTTAATGAGAGCAGCTACCTTCAGAAAGTCTTTCAGAAAGTTGAGGGAATTTCCATTCAGGAATTTAAAAAACGATTAAAATAA
- the spoVAE gene encoding stage V sporulation protein AE has product MIYVKAFVVGGIICTLVQIFLDNTKLMPGRVMVLLVITGVILGAAGIYEPLIKWAGCGASVPLSGFGYNLSKGVIEAVKEEGTIGLFKGGLKAAAAGTSSALIFSYLAALIFQPKMKK; this is encoded by the coding sequence ATGATATACGTAAAAGCGTTTGTAGTAGGAGGAATTATCTGCACATTAGTACAGATTTTTTTGGATAACACAAAGTTGATGCCGGGAAGAGTAATGGTGTTACTCGTAATAACCGGAGTAATCCTTGGAGCAGCAGGTATTTACGAGCCTTTAATAAAATGGGCAGGCTGCGGAGCTAGTGTTCCATTATCGGGATTCGGGTACAACTTATCCAAAGGTGTGATAGAAGCAGTAAAAGAGGAAGGAACCATTGGTTTATTTAAAGGAGGACTAAAAGCTGCCGCTGCCGGTACGAGTTCTGCGTTGATTTTTTCTTATCTGGCAGCACTTATTTTCCAGCCTAAAATGAAAAAGTAA
- a CDS encoding stage V sporulation protein AD translates to MQQMKGKQSILFQEPVKIMSHACVGGKKEGEGPIGKHLDLIVDDPMFGKENWEESESSFLKTAGEIAIRKGKKKKEDVRMAFCGDLLGQLIASSFGIAELEIPYYGVYGACSSIGAALSIGAMTVNGGFADLVLTGCSSHFASAEKEFRFPLGYGSQRPYSATWTVTGAGAFLLNTQKGDVQIRGITTGKIKDYGVQDPFNMGACMAPAAADTIYQSLLDFEMKPEEFDQIITGDLGSVGQKLLFELLDENHKDIKKNHMDCGMQIFDAGSQDTHAGGSGCACSALMLSAVILPKIASGEWKKVLFVPTGALLSQVSANEGRTIPAIAHAVWLESGKEKK, encoded by the coding sequence GTGCAGCAAATGAAAGGAAAGCAGAGTATTTTATTTCAAGAGCCAGTGAAAATAATGAGTCATGCGTGTGTAGGCGGAAAAAAAGAAGGGGAAGGACCCATAGGGAAACATTTAGATTTAATTGTAGATGACCCGATGTTTGGAAAAGAAAATTGGGAAGAGAGTGAAAGCAGTTTTTTAAAGACAGCAGGTGAAATTGCTATTAGAAAAGGAAAAAAGAAAAAAGAAGATGTAAGAATGGCTTTTTGTGGGGATTTATTAGGACAGCTTATTGCTTCTTCTTTTGGAATTGCTGAACTGGAAATCCCTTATTACGGAGTGTATGGAGCCTGTTCTAGTATAGGGGCAGCCTTATCTATTGGTGCGATGACGGTAAATGGAGGATTCGCAGATTTGGTATTGACCGGTTGCTCCAGTCATTTCGCCAGTGCGGAAAAAGAGTTTCGTTTTCCTCTTGGATATGGAAGTCAGCGGCCGTACAGTGCAACCTGGACTGTGACCGGAGCAGGAGCTTTTTTGCTGAATACACAAAAAGGTGACGTACAGATTCGGGGGATAACAACAGGGAAAATTAAAGATTACGGTGTGCAGGACCCATTTAATATGGGAGCGTGTATGGCTCCGGCTGCTGCAGATACTATTTATCAAAGTTTGTTGGATTTTGAGATGAAACCAGAAGAATTTGATCAGATTATTACGGGAGATTTAGGAAGTGTAGGTCAGAAGCTGTTATTTGAACTTCTTGATGAAAATCATAAAGATATTAAGAAAAACCATATGGACTGTGGAATGCAGATTTTTGATGCAGGCAGTCAGGATACACACGCAGGTGGCAGCGGATGTGCCTGCTCTGCGCTGATGTTATCAGCAGTGATTTTACCTAAAATAGCCAGTGGAGAATGGAAAAAAGTTCTTTTTGTTCCTACCGGAGCGTTACTGTCTCAGGTTTCTGCGAATGAAGGACGGACAATTCCGGCAATTGCACATGCAGTATGGCTGGAATCCGGAAAGGAGAAAAAATGA
- the truA gene encoding tRNA pseudouridine(38-40) synthase TruA: MKKNYKLTICYDGSRYYGWEHQPDRDTIQGKLENVLTKMCGEFIDVLGAGRTDAGVHARGMVANAVFDAADKERGGRERTPDEIREYMNRYLPDDIAVKEVKEASERFHARYKAVGKLYRYTCYDGPVKPVFQRKYVTVLEKRPDLEKMQQAASYLEGKHDYKSFCGNPRMKKSTVRVVDKIEITRKGSFIYFDFHGTGFLQNMVRILVGTLLEVGKGKIKPEQIPDILEAKNRQMAGPTAPPQGLCLIKVDY, encoded by the coding sequence GTGAAAAAGAATTATAAATTAACAATCTGCTATGATGGCAGCAGGTATTATGGGTGGGAGCACCAGCCGGACAGAGATACGATACAGGGAAAGTTAGAGAATGTATTAACGAAAATGTGTGGAGAATTCATAGATGTACTTGGTGCCGGCAGAACGGATGCAGGAGTTCATGCCAGAGGAATGGTTGCAAATGCAGTATTTGATGCAGCAGATAAGGAAAGAGGCGGCAGGGAACGAACCCCAGATGAAATTCGTGAGTATATGAATCGCTATCTTCCAGATGATATTGCGGTAAAGGAAGTGAAAGAGGCATCCGAACGATTTCATGCAAGATATAAAGCGGTTGGTAAGTTATATCGTTATACATGTTACGATGGTCCGGTAAAACCAGTATTTCAGAGAAAGTATGTAACAGTGTTGGAAAAAAGACCAGATTTAGAAAAGATGCAGCAGGCGGCATCCTATCTTGAAGGAAAACATGATTATAAAAGTTTTTGTGGAAATCCCCGGATGAAGAAGTCAACAGTACGAGTTGTTGACAAAATCGAAATTACGAGAAAAGGAAGTTTTATTTACTTTGATTTTCATGGAACAGGTTTCCTTCAAAATATGGTGCGGATTCTTGTTGGGACACTTTTAGAAGTAGGAAAAGGAAAGATAAAGCCAGAACAGATTCCAGACATCCTTGAGGCAAAGAACCGGCAGATGGCCGGACCGACAGCTCCACCACAGGGACTATGTCTGATTAAAGTGGATTATTAA
- a CDS encoding SpoVA/SpoVAEb family sporulation membrane protein, with the protein MKKELTNQEYAKRVKQLTPKFSSFSNCWHAFVSGGAICVLGEIIRQIAYNKVGVNEENSYIVASICLVFLSVILTGFQVYEPLAKWCGAGTLVPITGFANSVASPAIEYQKEGQVFGIGVKIFTIAGPVILYGVFSSWVVGVIYWLFSR; encoded by the coding sequence ATGAAAAAAGAGCTTACGAATCAGGAGTATGCCAAGAGAGTAAAGCAGTTAACACCAAAGTTTAGCTCCTTTTCAAATTGCTGGCATGCATTTGTATCAGGAGGTGCCATCTGTGTTCTGGGGGAAATCATACGTCAGATTGCATATAATAAAGTGGGAGTAAATGAGGAGAATTCCTATATTGTAGCCAGCATCTGCCTGGTATTTTTGAGTGTGATTCTTACTGGTTTTCAAGTTTATGAGCCACTGGCAAAGTGGTGTGGAGCCGGAACGTTAGTTCCAATCACAGGATTTGCGAACTCGGTTGCCTCACCAGCGATTGAATATCAAAAAGAAGGACAGGTTTTTGGAATCGGTGTAAAGATTTTTACAATAGCAGGACCTGTTATTTTATATGGTGTATTTAGCAGCTGGGTAGTAGGAGTAATCTATTGGCTCTTTTCTAGATAA
- a CDS encoding RNA-guided endonuclease TnpB family protein: MNIAYRFRIYPTEEQKILLGKTFGCCRFLYNQMLNDKIREYEKTKKMLKNTPAMYKKEYPFLKEVDSLALANVQLHLEKAYKNFFRDSKIGFPRFKSKHHSKNSYTTNVVNGNILVESKRIRLPKLKWIAMKKHREPAEDLHLKSVTVSMEPSGKYFASLLYEGYSCENQAAGPDYSTAKILGIDYAMQGMAVFSEKVETEEAGFFRKNEKRLAREQRKLSRCVRGSHNYELQKKKVARCHEKIRNQRKDYLHKLSRKIADGYDAVAVEDIDMKAMGQCLHFGKSVQDNGYGMFREMLDYKLAWKGKKMVKVDRFFPSSKKCCKCGRIKKELKLSERVYYCVCGNKMDRDRNAAINIREEARRMLTA; this comes from the coding sequence TTGAACATAGCATATCGTTTCCGAATTTATCCGACAGAAGAACAGAAGATACTTCTTGGAAAAACATTTGGCTGTTGTCGTTTTCTGTATAATCAGATGCTTAATGATAAGATCCGGGAGTATGAAAAGACGAAGAAAATGTTAAAAAATACACCGGCCATGTATAAAAAGGAATATCCATTTCTGAAGGAAGTAGATTCGCTGGCGCTGGCAAATGTCCAGCTTCATCTGGAAAAGGCCTATAAGAATTTTTTTCGGGATTCCAAGATTGGATTTCCAAGGTTTAAGTCAAAACATCATTCCAAAAACAGCTATACAACGAATGTGGTCAATGGAAATATCCTGGTGGAAAGTAAGCGGATCCGGCTTCCTAAATTAAAATGGATTGCCATGAAAAAACACAGGGAGCCAGCAGAAGACCTTCACCTGAAATCAGTGACAGTCAGTATGGAACCATCCGGAAAATACTTTGCAAGCCTGCTTTATGAAGGATACAGCTGTGAAAACCAAGCAGCTGGACCGGATTACAGTACTGCAAAGATACTTGGGATTGATTATGCAATGCAGGGGATGGCAGTGTTTTCAGAAAAGGTTGAGACGGAAGAAGCAGGATTTTTCAGAAAAAATGAAAAAAGACTGGCGAGGGAGCAGCGAAAGTTGTCAAGATGCGTACGGGGAAGCCATAATTATGAACTGCAGAAAAAGAAAGTTGCCAGATGTCATGAAAAGATACGAAATCAGCGAAAAGATTATCTGCACAAGCTTAGCCGAAAAATTGCAGACGGTTATGATGCAGTTGCAGTGGAAGATATCGATATGAAAGCAATGGGTCAGTGCCTGCATTTCGGAAAAAGCGTACAGGATAATGGATATGGAATGTTCAGGGAAATGTTAGACTATAAGTTGGCATGGAAAGGAAAGAAAATGGTAAAGGTAGACCGTTTCTTTCCTTCCAGTAAAAAATGCTGTAAATGTGGAAGGATAAAGAAAGAGCTGAAATTATCCGAAAGAGTCTATTACTGTGTGTGTGGAAATAAGATGGACAGAGATCGTAATGCGGCAATCAACATACGTGAAGAGGCAAGAAGGATGCTGACAGCATAA
- a CDS encoding stage V sporulation protein AB yields MSPVTVVINKILLGWIAFGAGFAVAGGFIAFISLIGIVTRLAGITKTADHIPIYENSMAMGILLFNLLSLYQPVFSWIFPAAGYSIMYLSSLFTGIFAGCLAGALAEVVNIIPIFSRRVKLRKGFPYMVKAAALGKCIGCLIQFYLFNII; encoded by the coding sequence ATGTCGCCGGTAACAGTCGTGATTAATAAGATTCTTTTAGGCTGGATTGCCTTTGGTGCCGGGTTTGCGGTAGCAGGAGGTTTTATTGCCTTCATCAGTCTGATCGGAATCGTAACAAGGCTTGCCGGGATTACAAAAACAGCAGATCATATCCCGATCTATGAAAATAGTATGGCTATGGGAATCCTTTTATTTAATTTATTATCTCTGTATCAACCGGTATTTTCCTGGATTTTTCCTGCGGCCGGATACAGCATTATGTACCTGTCAAGTTTATTTACAGGGATTTTTGCAGGATGTCTTGCCGGGGCATTGGCAGAAGTGGTAAATATTATTCCTATCTTTTCACGCAGGGTAAAATTAAGAAAAGGATTTCCATATATGGTAAAAGCGGCAGCACTTGGGAAATGTATAGGTTGTCTGATCCAATTTTATCTTTTTAACATAATATAG
- a CDS encoding stage V sporulation protein AA codes for MSMEKTIIYLKAEQSSYVDHEMIHIGDIASVYCGDKKKEEEIRNIILYEFDENKEKEGRIFLSILLVIEKISEQIPCGEVRNVGELDMVVYYKSKNAENKKWVQTAKILFIGATCFFGTGITVMGYNNDVDMAKVFGQLYRTFVGQKPGGPTFVELFYSIGLALGVFLFFNHVPGKKVTNEPTPIQVQMRLYEQDVNQTFLLGASRKGEELDVAGNSRD; via the coding sequence ATGAGTATGGAGAAAACAATTATTTATTTAAAAGCGGAGCAAAGTTCTTATGTGGATCATGAAATGATTCATATTGGAGATATTGCTTCTGTCTATTGTGGGGATAAGAAGAAGGAAGAGGAGATTAGAAATATTATTTTGTATGAGTTTGATGAGAACAAAGAAAAAGAAGGACGGATTTTTCTTTCGATTTTGTTAGTAATCGAAAAAATATCCGAGCAGATTCCATGTGGTGAAGTTCGCAATGTGGGAGAATTGGATATGGTTGTGTATTATAAGTCTAAAAATGCAGAGAATAAGAAATGGGTACAGACAGCGAAAATTTTATTTATCGGTGCCACATGCTTTTTTGGAACTGGAATTACGGTGATGGGATATAACAACGATGTGGATATGGCAAAAGTGTTTGGACAGTTGTACAGAACATTTGTGGGCCAGAAACCAGGCGGTCCTACTTTTGTGGAATTGTTCTATTCTATAGGACTGGCATTGGGAGTCTTTTTGTTTTTCAATCATGTTCCGGGAAAAAAAGTTACAAATGAGCCAACGCCGATACAAGTGCAAATGCGGCTTTATGAGCAGGATGTAAACCAGACTTTTTTACTGGGTGCTTCAAGGAAAGGGGAAGAACTAGATGTCGCCGGTAACAGTCGTGATTAA
- a CDS encoding SigB/SigF/SigG family RNA polymerase sigma factor has product MERTCELIRQAKEGNKKAQEILVEENTGLIWSVVKRFQGRGYDKEDLFQIGSIGLLKCIDNFDLERKVKFSTYAVPLIMGEIKRFLRDDGLVKVSRSLKEASYKIKREKEHYEKLYNREPTLKEIAATLDMDESDILMAMESGQDICSLHQVIYQNEGDEIHLEDKLEQQSDLIEQTVDNIYIQELLQKLNEQERKLIELRYFQNQTQAVIAGIMGISQVQVSRMEKKILEKLRMHSLN; this is encoded by the coding sequence GTGGAGAGGACCTGTGAATTGATCAGGCAGGCAAAAGAAGGAAATAAAAAGGCACAGGAAATATTAGTAGAAGAAAATACAGGATTGATATGGAGTGTAGTAAAACGTTTTCAGGGGCGAGGGTATGATAAAGAAGATTTGTTTCAGATTGGAAGTATTGGTCTATTAAAATGTATTGACAACTTTGATCTTGAGAGAAAAGTAAAGTTTTCCACATATGCTGTTCCGTTAATTATGGGAGAAATCAAACGATTTTTAAGAGACGATGGCCTTGTAAAAGTAAGTAGAAGTCTGAAAGAAGCTTCCTATAAAATAAAAAGAGAGAAAGAACATTATGAAAAATTATATAATAGAGAACCAACATTAAAAGAAATCGCAGCAACCTTAGATATGGATGAATCCGATATCCTTATGGCTATGGAATCCGGTCAGGATATATGTTCACTTCATCAGGTTATTTACCAGAATGAAGGAGATGAAATTCATTTAGAAGATAAATTGGAACAACAGTCGGACTTAATTGAGCAGACTGTAGATAATATATACATACAGGAACTACTGCAGAAATTAAATGAACAGGAAAGGAAACTAATTGAACTTCGGTATTTTCAAAATCAGACGCAGGCTGTTATTGCCGGAATCATGGGGATATCTCAGGTACAAGTATCAAGAATGGAAAAGAAGATATTAGAAAAATTACGAATGCATTCCTTAAATTAA
- the spoIIAB gene encoding anti-sigma F factor: MRQAGEIGNSLKMVFRNHPENERIVRTTAAVFVSILDPTLEEISDFKTAVSEAVTNAIIHAYPETGGDIEAYFKRENRKITVIITDYGVGIKDVKKSMQPLYTTLHTQERSGMGFTFMEAFSDEITVKSEPGKGTSVKLIKTMGKGEECGEDL; this comes from the coding sequence ATGAGACAGGCAGGAGAAATAGGAAACAGCTTAAAAATGGTGTTTCGAAATCATCCGGAAAATGAAAGAATTGTCCGGACAACGGCAGCAGTTTTTGTATCCATCTTAGACCCGACACTAGAAGAAATCTCAGATTTTAAAACAGCAGTTTCTGAAGCAGTTACCAATGCTATTATTCACGCATATCCGGAGACTGGTGGAGATATTGAGGCGTATTTTAAACGGGAAAATAGAAAAATTACAGTGATCATCACAGATTATGGTGTAGGAATCAAAGATGTGAAAAAATCAATGCAGCCATTGTATACAACGTTACATACACAAGAACGCTCCGGTATGGGATTTACATTTATGGAAGCTTTCTCAGATGAGATAACCGTAAAAAGTGAACCGGGGAAGGGGACAAGCGTAAAACTCATAAAAACTATGGGAAAGGGGGAAGAGTGTGGAGAGGACCTGTGA
- a CDS encoding STAS domain-containing protein, with protein sequence MNCCHVKNQCLVIRLPKEIDHCQAEQIRQECERSFMNFIIRDIIFDFSDTSFMDSSGIGLILGRVRQIHPINGKVYLFGGNEIVRKMLEMSGIQNVVTVLDTIEEVKEVYE encoded by the coding sequence ATGAATTGTTGTCATGTAAAAAATCAATGTCTGGTCATTCGTCTGCCAAAAGAAATTGATCATTGTCAGGCGGAGCAAATAAGGCAGGAATGTGAGAGAAGTTTTATGAACTTTATTATCCGGGATATTATTTTTGATTTTTCGGACACCTCATTTATGGATAGTTCAGGAATCGGATTAATACTTGGAAGGGTGAGACAGATTCATCCGATTAATGGAAAAGTATATTTATTTGGCGGGAATGAAATTGTTCGAAAGATGCTGGAAATGTCCGGAATACAAAATGTAGTTACCGTTTTAGATACGATTGAAGAAGTAAAGGAGGTATACGAATGA